DNA from Ovis aries strain OAR_USU_Benz2616 breed Rambouillet chromosome 15, ARS-UI_Ramb_v3.0, whole genome shotgun sequence:
CCTGGCTAGGACCCCACCATACAGACCCATCCCTGAGCATTTTCAGGCAGTGACACGTAACAGCAAACATCGCTTCCAGCTCTCACACAGAGCAGGCTTCTCAGACTTCACTGAGCAGACAGTCTCCTAGCGATCTGGTGGAAACAGGGATCCTGATTCGGGAGGTCTGGGGTGCGGCCCAGGGTCCTGTATTTCAACAAGTACCAGGTGATGTTGATACTCTGGTCCCGGGACCACATCTGACAGTGCTTACTTGGGCACAGTCCCCAGGTCACTCTGAGAGAAGGACCCCCTCAGAGATGAGGACACTGAAATATGGAGGCAGGCATTCAGCCAGTAACGCACAGAGCTGGGTATGAACTCTACTTCCTGACTCCAGTGATTTGCTGATAAATGTTTAACAGTCAGCTTTGGTGGAAGGTATGaggcagagggaagaaagaaacgTGATTTGTAATAATTGTCCATTTCTCTGGTGTAAGTGCATCCACCATGGCAGATTTAAGGCTGCAAGCGAGAAGCCCCTGAACACGGGTGAGGAAGAGACGCGCTCAGTCATCACGTCTCCTAAGTCAGCACAAGCCAGCTTCCGGGCCAGGATGAGGCTCTATGGGGGCAGATGGTCCCTTGAGGCACTCAGACacgacttccctgatggtccagtggtgaagaagctgcctgcccatgcaggggccatgggttcgattcctggtcctgGAAGGCCCCACGTGCagcagagcaacaaagcctgagAGCCAAAACTACTGACCCAGGGCTCTAGAGCCTCTGACAGCGACTGCGAAGcccctgcaccctagagcccatgatgTGCAAGGAGAGAAGCTGCCCGGTGAGAAGCCCGAGCTTCACGACTGTAGATCAGCCCCggctcgctgcaaccagagaaagcctgccgCACAGTAACAGAGTCCTggcgcagccataaataaataagaatcttTTTTAAGATAGTGAATTGATTTTACAGTATTAgaccaacaacagcaacaaaagatcTTCTGATACCAGGAAATTGGCCCTTCATTTACCCAGAGCTTGATGATGACGCCGATCCAGACCTTTGCTTGTTTGATCCTTCTGGCCCAGCGCGAGATGCGATTATCGAAGAGGAGGTTGTGGATGGAGACGAGGTTGCCTCGGTAGCACTTCCTGCAGATGCTCTGCACAGAGAATAGCGGGGTAGAAAATTCACTGTTTCTTGCAAGTCCCTGAGTCTTAaggagcaatgcaaagaaatcaaggaaaacgatacaatggaaaagactagagaactcttcaagataATTgcagataccaagagaatatttcctGCAAGGATGGTCagcataaaggacagaaatggtaaggacctaagagaagcagaagagattgagaagaggtggcaagaatacacgaaagagctacacacaaaaaaaaacgtcctaatgacccagacaaccatgatggtgtggtcactcacctccAGCCAGACATCCTAAGGGTGACGTCAAgggggccttgggaagcattactacaaagaaagctagtggaggtgatggaactccagctgagctatttcaaaccctaaaaggagatgctgtgaaagtgccgcacagaatgctgctgctgctaagcctcTTCAGTCGTGCACAGAATATTTGGCAGCATATTTGAAAAAACTTCAGCAGTGacctcaggactgggaaaggtcagttttcatttcagttcaaaagaatagtgaatagtgaagtcactcagtcgtgtccgactctttgcgaccccatggacggtagcctaccaggctcctctgtccatgggatttgccaggcaatagtcctagagtggattgccatttccttctccaggggatcttcccaacccagggattgaacccgggtcttctgcatcgtagacagacgctttaccatctgagccaccagggaaagaatAGCAGtcccaaagaatgtccaaactgccatacaattgccctcatttcacacgCCAGCAAGGTGAAACTCAAAATCCTTCGAGCTGGGCTTCAAGAGCACATGACTGGAGAACATCCAGAGGTACAAGCCaggcttagaaaaggcagagaaaccacagatcaaaccatcaatatctgctggatccagaaaacatccatttctgcttcattaactaagCTAACGACCtcgactatgtggatcacaacaaaggactgtggaaaattcttcaagagacaggagtcccagaccacctgacctgcctcctgagaagcctgtgtgcaggtcgaacagaacatggaacaactgactggttccaaattgggaaagaagtatgacaaaGCTGtttatagtcaccctgcttatttaacttgtatgcagaatacatcatgtgaaatgctggtctggatgaatcacagcCTGAAATAAAGAATaccaggaggaatatcaacaacctcagatatgcagatgacatcattctAATGGCTGagagtggagaggaactaaacagcctcttgatgaggtgaaagaggagagtggaaaagctggcttaaaactcaacattcaaaaaactaagatcatggcatcaggtcccatcgcttcatgggaagcAGAAGAGGATGAAGTATAAAcagtgacattttcttttcttgggctccaaaatcactgtggaggtgactgcagctgtgaaattaaaagacgtttgtttcttggaaggaaagctatggcaaacccagaggatattaaaaatcagaaacatcactttgccaacaaaggtccctttaGTCACAGGTacggtgtttccagtagtcatgtgcggatgtgagagttagaacataagaaggccgagcaccaagGAACGGATGCTTTCAgattgtgctggagaagagtcttgagagtcctttggactgcaaggagacccaaccagtccatcctaaaggaattcaaacttgaatattcattggaagaactgatgctgaagctgaagctccaatactttggccacctgatacaaagagctgactcactgggaaagaccctgatgctgggagggattggaggcaaaggagaaggagtcggcagaggatgaggtggttagatagactcaatgactcagtggacgtgaatctgagcaaactccgggagatagagaaggacaggggagcctagtgtgctgaaGTTCGTGGGGACACAAGGAGTTCTCCTGTGTTAGCTAAGCGTCTCTGCAGCTCCTGTGTGGGACCATGCATTGCCATCTTACACGTGAAGACACAGGAGCCCGGAAAGGTGAAGCAACTTGTCCAAATGAAACAGCTGATGAAGGCAGCTCCAGGATTTAGCACACGTGCACCTCACCCCAAAGCTTTTTATCTAACCCAGTGGGTCTCAAAGTGCAGTCCCCAGACCAACAATAACATCAACTGGGAATGAGTTATAAGCATAAACCCTTACACCCCAGATCTACTAAACCTGAAATTGAGGGGATGTGCTCCAGAGACCTGTGTTTTAATCAGACTTCTGATgcgtcctgggacttccctggtggctcagatggtaaagagtctgtttgcaatctgggagacccaggtctgatccctgggtcatgcaagaacccctggagaaggaaatggcaacgcactccagtattcttgcctgcagaattccatggacagaggagtccggtgggctatactccatgcggttgcaaagagccagacacggtTGAGTAGCTAACACATTCTGATGCACATTATGCTTGGAAACCACTCGTCTAAATAATAGGGACAGAAGGTTAGATCCACTCTGTCTCCCCCACACCCAGACCAACACAGCAGCCTCCGTGCCACTCACCTGAGCTTTCCTAAATATGTTCGGCGTTTGTACCATCAGGTAGTGGCAGCTCTTGCATGCAGGGGTCCCCAGAAGTCGCACTGTCTCCTCTTCCTTGGGGCACTGCACGTCCTCATCTAAGTCATCTGGGTCTAACTCTGAGTCCCCCTCACCGTCGTGGGCGTCCTCGGCCTGCTCTCCCTCCGACTCAAGCACCTCACCACTCAGGGCCagctctccttcctgcccccctGAGCCTTCAGGATCCTGGCTCAGGTCTGCCTGTGTCTGCGGACTGCCCATATGGGAGGCATCCTTCTCTGCAAAAAGAAATAACCCGCCATCAGACCAGGTACCACCTTCCTCCAGGACCACAGACAGCTCTGATGGCTCCACTCGCTCTTCCTAGAGACCCCTTCTGGAACCAAAGACTGGGAAGGGTCCCTTGGGGGTTGGATGAGCCAGAATTCTTGCATCACACACACAACTGCATGAGAACCTGATGCCAGCTGACACCACGTGCGGGTAACTTGGGAGTGAGAGATGTGAGAAGCCCTCCTCTTCACAGGTGGGTGTTTTTCCTTGAAAAGGAGCCCTGGGGGAAAGTTCAGGCCACAGCTCTGGGTCCAGCAGAAATCTAACTAGAGAGGGGCTGGGGCAACTGAAGGGGGGCCTATGGCCCTGGACCCGCAAGAGCCAAAAACGATGCAGGAAAGAAGAGACGAAGATGTTTGAGAAGGGAAGGGGAGCACTCACCCAGGTAGAGAGCAGAAACTGTCCccagcaggagaaggggcagcagcaGGCAGCCTTTCATGTCCCTGCAGTCTTGTGACAGACACACAGCTCCACGTTCCCTCCTGGGGACTTGCCTTGTGTCTGCAGGGCCCCTGGAACACAGTGAAGAGGCAGGGTCTGCTCAACTGGTAGATTGAAGGGCAAAGCAGAGAGCTTCCTTGTCCCCCAGCGAACAGACCCCGAGCTGGAGGATCAGGGGAAGAACAGGGGCTCGCCAGCTCAAGTCCCTTTCCCTGAGAGCGCCTCACTGCTCCCTGGGACAGCACGCAGCTCACACCGGTGCTCCTGCAGGAACAGGCGTGCTCACCTTCAGGGCCAGAGTCAGGCCCACTGGGGAAGAAGGGGCAGGACAGTGGTCATTATGGGCAAGGGACCAGAGTCCCCGGCGTGTACCATACAGAGCCCGGGTTCTTCCCAGCCCTGGACCTGTCCTCCCGGGGAAGCCGAGGGACACTTGCCTCCTGAGAGTCTGAAGCCTCCACTCTCAGCCTCTGGTTGCTGGCACACAGAAGCTGCCCTTATACCGGGCTTTGGGGAAGTGGGAAGACGCCAGGGGCATTGCCCCAGGCTCGGGGGTTGGACAGCGGGGCTGATAAGAGGTTGGCTCAGTCCTCCCACCGTTGGGCCCTGCTCTTTGCTGGGACGTGAGGGCCCTGCCTCCTGTTTGGACGTAGGTGCCCTAACACCCTAGTATGCTCCTGAAGCCCCCATGACTACTGTCCAGACTGAATTTTCATCAGTGCCCTAAAGGGTCCAGGTCTGAACAATCCTCTTCAGTCCCAGAAGCAGCCTTCCCTGGGTCAGTTTCCCAGCAAATGCCGTGGAGGATCCAGGGAGCAGGgagagcagggggaggagggggaggctcGGGGGCTTGGCCTCCTGAGCTCTGGTGGGGGCCCTGTGTGCGTGCTTCCTGTGCGGCACATCCCGAATCCTCACCTTCCTAAGCTCGGTCCCAGCAGAACGTGCGATCAGCCCGACTTCACTGATGTGAAGAATGAGATTAGAGAGGGCCGGTGCCTTGCCAAGTTCCTGTGGGAATGAGGGAGCTGGGATACTAAGCCTCTGAGGCTGAAAcccttctctccctgtctctgtctgtccccctctttcccctcttcactctcttcctgtctctccctctccttctcttgcTCCGTCTCTTTCTCTTAATGTGTGAAAATTTTATGCTCTTTCCTTCATGCCATGGCTCTAGATCAAGGTCCTCAGCCTTCGTATCTTTCCTACCGGGAGTCAAATCATTCTGTTTTGGAGGCTGGGGGCATGATCTGTCCTGTGTCTCATAGGAAGCTCCACAGCGTCTCTGGCTCTCTGCCCACTGGAAGTCAATCGTGCCTCCCCCAGTCACGCACTAGGATATGCCCCACACATTTACAAACAACAGTGGAAAGTAAAATTGCCCCTTTCAGGACCACTGATCTAGAACAGGCCATTTCGCCCAGCCTTGAGCCCTATCTGCTGGCAAGGAGACAGCGGGTGAGATGGAGACCTTCCTACAAGGTCGTTCGGATGCTCCGTGGGCCGCCCTCCTGCTCACCCGAACTCCCCGTCTCCCTCCAGCTCTGTGTCACCACCACGGCGAGCAGTGACGGGCGGCGAGGGAGACACCGGCCTCAGCTGCAAAAGTTCAGGGGACACAGAAGTATGCAGTAGTcgagataaataaatatttcctgaaatttttcttaaatagcaGCATAAAGGCCAAAGTACCGTGATGAACAAAATGTCTATATACTGATCAAGTTCCAGCCACGTTCACTGCAATCCGAGGAGAGGCCAGCAAGACTGAGGCTCGATCCTGCAGACGTCCCAGGCCTGAGCCCGTGGCCCCGTCGGGGTGGGGCCTCACTCTGGGGTACCCTCGCGGGACAGTGCACCTTTGTTCCTGCCCTCCTGCCCAGCCGTCCAGTGCTCAGGGCACCAGGGACAGGGTGCCCCGAGGCTGCCCTGCTCTGCTCTCCCCGGGGCCCTGCAGACGGAGAAGTGTCTGAGAGGCCACTTCTGGGCTGATTGCAGAGTAACGGTCTCAGCCGTTATCTCCTGGGACCAACGGACCCGACCCCCAGCTTATCTACCTGACTTGGGGGTCTGGGTATTGGGCAACTCCAGGACCCAGAAACCTGATCTCTGGATTTTACACTGAAGAATTCACTTGGTGGGGAGCGTGGAAGGCCAGCCCTGCTTCGCGTATTCCCCCAAGTCCGTGGGGTCCAGGCCAGGAGGATTGTTTCAGTCAGCGGTCACAATGCCCAATAAGGTCAGCTGGTGTCATTAGCCAGCAACATGATAAACTTCTGGGAAGAGTTGTTTCCCAGAGCTGCTtggccaaggggaaaaaaaaaaatcgcccACGAGCTCATAGTAAGGAATGTGAGACCAGCTCTCTGATTTCATTTGAAGTTCTACTTACGGGTGTTTAAGATGCAGCCTGTTGCTTGCACTGTGTCATAGACTGCTCGGGGGATTGTCACAGAGGAAACGCACCATGTGACAGAGGCACTCTCACCAGGAGCCCAAATGCCTCCATCGGGCCCCCTTCCTGACTTTAATCCCCCAAAGGGGACCTTCACAGACTGGAAGTCACACTTCTGCCACAAACACCCGCCAACAGAAGAGATTTGTGAGGAACGAGATGAAGTCTCCCTTGGCACAAAGTCTCAGAGCCCAGCACACGTTTAATGCTTAACAAGCGAGGGACTTGCTACTCCTTATTATTAATTCTGGAACAAAGAGAAGCAACGTCTCCCCAAACCAGAACACAACGTCCCAAGGACAGGAGTGAAGGCTCTGCTCCAGCGTGGGGCTGAACCCGTAAGCTGTGTCTGAAAACCACCATCACGGAAATCTAGACAGCAGCAGTTACAGCGGACCTCAGcttgatttcttaatttttcaccCACCCTGCAAACTTGAGTAAGTAGCCTCTCCTATCGGGGCCACACTCAAAACATTCAGGTTCTTAATTTGCTTCTTAAGACCAggaggtgggacttccctggtgagcgattggctaagactccaagctcccaaatCAGGGGCCGGGGTTGCATCCCTGGTGAGGGAGTTAGATCCCGCTTGCTGCCTCGAACAGAGCCTGCGAGACACAGCTGCTGAGCGCCTGAGCTCCAGAGACCAGGGCCACAGCTAGAGGAGACTGTGAGCtccaaggaagacccagcacagccaaatcaaatgcataaaaaatgaaatgatttttaagtgAGGCTTTTCCTTTGCCTCCAAGACCATTGGACCTTCTATACTTCTATGAATTTCAGCAGTTCTGGAGAAAAGGGCTTCATGGCACTGACACCTTACTTTCTCCCCACATCCCCAGCAGACGGTTCAGGATGTCTTCCTTCCTCACCTCGGACTGGGACTCCCTCGGCCCCAGCGAGGTTGGAATCCTGTGCCCCAAGTGGAACACAAGGGTAGAGGactcggggcttccctgatggtccaatggttaagaatctgccttgcaaagcaagggacactggttcagtccctggtctgggaagatcccaggtgTTGTGGGGCAATTGAGCCCCTGAGctgcaagtagagagtagccctcacttgttgcaactagaaaaagcctgcgcagcaacaaggaccagcacagccataagcaaatgattttttaaaagtagaggatggtctccttcctcccctccatgTTGTATCCCATGTGATCATGTCCAGGAAGCAGCCAACACTTCCAGCCATGAAATCCTGCTGACTGAAAGGACACGCTCTGGGGATCCTTGCATCCCTCCGTGGGTCACATTCTGATGCTCAGCCCTGGACAAAAACCAGGTCACCACTTCTATAAGCCTGGTTCTGTCAAAGGGACAATGGTTACTGATCACACGAGGCTGTCTTGGTGAGCTGCCTGCCGTAGCAGGGAGTGCTTTGCAGAGGCACAATTAGGAGTACCCATCACTAGATTCTGGTGTGCTTATATTACAAACATCCTCCTCTCCTGAAGCTGTCTTGTCATAATTCCCAGGCCTTGCACAGAGTTGTACATGTATTAACAGCAATTTTTCTACCACTGAGAGTCCCCGGAAACGCAGCCTGAGACGAGGACTCGAGCAAGTAGTTTATCTGGGAGGCGCTGGGACACACGTGGGGAAGAAGAGGGTTCATACGGGGAAGAGAAGGCGGCAAATACTCTTTGATAAAGCCAGCCACCTCAGTGGATAACTGCAAGTTGATCCTGCTGGGAAAGCCTGGAAAGCGGTGCCCAATACATGCCCCAAAATTACTCCTCTTGAGGAGCAAAGGACTGGCGTTCTCACACTCCCGCTTCTGGGACTGTTCCCAGGAGTTGCTATCCTCCGATGCTGAGGCCAGAGCAGCAAGCGCAGTGCACTCAGAGCCCACGAGAAAGACTGGAGGGCTGGGCGTGGTCCTGGCAGCAGCTGCCATGCTCGTGCCAGTGACTGGGCATCTTGTGAAAAGAGCGCCTAAGCCCCTTCCCCTGTCCTGAGAAGGCCCCACCGACCCCATTCCCCGGCCGCCTTACGAATGATATCCTCTGACCCTATTGAGgtcggaggatgagatggctggatggcatcaccgactcaatgggcatgagtctgagcaagctctgggagctcagatggacagggaggcctggcgtgctgcagtccatggggtcgcagagagtcagcgACTGCACTGAACCGAACTGACCCTATTGATGAAACACAGCAGGGTGGAAAGCGCGGTCCTTAAGGGCAGAAAGCTCGTGGGTGGGGCTCAGAAGAGGACATCAACGACAGGAAGAAGCAAGAAATCAGTTTCAGGAAAGCAGTTTTattgctgggggtgggaggggccagGTGGAGGCTGCCCGGAGGATCCAGCTCAGCAGGAAGAGTGGAACAGGAGGCTTGAGCCTCACTGAGCAAGTCCAGGGCCTTCTGTGAAGACACAGCGGGAAGGGCTCTCAGCCTCTTGTTCCCCCCCCCCCGACTCAGCTCCAGGGGGGGTCTTTCCCTGGAGACCGCAGTGGAGATGACGGACCCAGGAGGCCCGTCTCCGGAGGTCTGGCTCTTCCTAGCGCTCCCCCCAAGACTTGCTGTCAGtcaccccctctcccacctcccctcggGTGCCCAGGGGCACACATCCAGCCGCTGCCCCAGGGATGGCCGGCCGCCCGGGACGCAAATTCCAGGCACTGATGGCAAGCTAGTGAAGGGTATCCAGCGACTCCAGAGGAGGCGGGAGGGAAAGAGGGGGGCTGCGGCCTGGGGCGAAGGGAAGCCGGTGGGCAGCGCGGGCCTGTCCCCGCCTGCTGCTGCCTGCCCGGCATCCCCCTTAAAGCGGGGCTGGACCATGCTGGACACCTGCTGGCCAGCTGAAGTGGACACCCACAGCAATGGTCACCCTCACATTCTCTGTGTCCCAGGGACTCGTGCATCCTTCTGGCTCTAACAGGAGGAGGGCAGGCCTGGCCACCCCATCCTGCAGATGAGGAGCCAGGCTCGCCTCCCTGCCCAGGTCGTACAGACAGTCGGAGACCGAGCGGGCCTTCCACACACGTATCCTGATCCTAAATGTTTGgcgggacttcactggtggtccagtggttaaaactccaagTTTCCAGTGCCAGGTGTGTGGCTGGGTTAAATCCCCGGCCAGGAAACTAAGGTCCCCCATGCACATGTGCTGGGAAGATATTTAACCAAAGAAAAAATGCTTGGCTTTTCCCAGTCCCCCTTCATGTCTTTTCCAGACATCCATCTGTCCCTGGGTCTCCAGTGGATTGTAGAGAGAAACAGAGACGAGCCTGCAACAAGTTGAGCACATGCTGGGGTCAGGAGGAGTTCCCACTGAGAGCCGGGACCCGTCTTGCCCACTGTGATCGGGGCCCCCATCCCAGCTGGGCCCTGGTTGACCTGCTGCTGAACACCAGATTTGGTCACTGAGGTCGAAGTCATGGATGAGTCCTTCCCAGTGGCACATTTGCCAAGGAACCTCCAAGGCAGGATGAGAGAGCAAGAATTGAGCACCCCTCACAGAGACTCAACCACCTGAGCGCTGGGTGTTCCCAAAGCTCAGCCCCCGCCTTCCACCCCACGGACATCTGCAGGCAGGGGATTACGATGCAGCTTGTGTTTCCACAAGACTCTTGCTTTCTACCCCAACACGTCTTCCAGCCTCAGCCTCTGCTGACCCCCCCAGGGTCCCCAAGGCGGAAAGTGACGGGCAACACAGACTGTCCCCATCTTCACGC
Protein-coding regions in this window:
- the LOC101105274 gene encoding proteoglycan 3-like, which produces MKGCLLLPLLLLGTVSALYLEKDASHMGSPQTQADLSQDPEGSGGQEGELALSGEVLESEGEQAEDAHDGEGDSELDPDDLDEDVQCPKEEETVRLLGTPACKSCHYLMVQTPNIFRKAQSICRKCYRGNLVSIHNLLFDNRISRWARRIKQAKVWIGVIIKLWSIYNTFRWTDGSRWNFGYWARGQPGNGRGNCVALSTRGGHWRRASCKWRLPFVCSY